One part of the Candidatus Saccharimonadales bacterium genome encodes these proteins:
- a CDS encoding ATP-dependent DNA helicase has protein sequence MSQFDQLLKALNPAQREAVETIEGPVLVVAGPGTGKTQLLSMRAAAIVKNTDALPSNILCLTFTESAAVAMQQRLVKIMGSEGNRVAIHTFHSFGTEIINQNPEYFYGGANFTPADDMTSYELLEEIFSQLSHSNPLSKTINGEFAAIKDVQQAISHLKKAGLLPDELAAILNSNDTWCDKAEPKITQIFQDKRLSKKDFPLIEKLMQELQNLTPERTEKLYGFGDLATLCYNSLAAAYDQALATGKTTAITAWRNSWCEKNGQGKLVLKDRKQNKKLHALAKIYDEYRKKMVENQLFDFDDMVSNVGHTLEQNPELRFALQEQYLYIMVDEFQDTNGAQLRLLETLADSPVNEGRPNILAVGDDDQAIYAFQGAELSNIIDFTNRWRNVKIITLTDNYRSTTQILGHARTVIKQGNNRLETTLQNINKELNAHNTNPTITQIHDFTSPDAELRWVAESIAQRIKSGTEPNEIAVLARNHKQLVRLVPFLRAQNINITYERRDNILDQPQIRELLNLAETVVHLAEQRFDLVESHLPELLSYDFWNLKTTELWKLSIDAYKQKRFWLEIMLESDGKLKEIAEFLIVSSHQSLHEPLDKMLDILIGAQEIQVPDDNDIEPDRQTLTEDYISPYRAHYFNEQQLTQHPAEYLKLLADLRTLRRATKNYRPTSDLNLANLVDLMGLHQKTGTQIISSGQHSETKNNVTLMTAHKSKGLEFDTVYVINCQDEIWGRKTRHRNSSVNFPHNMPIKPAGTSYDDSLRLFFVAMTRAKHHLNLSWYAADGNGKQSSLAEFLHQNTLECCQHTDDEKAEFSLLTPGWEQRWLGADHATQQDLLAPVLEKYKLSATHLNNFIDVTRGGPQAFLLQNLLRFPQAMTPSQVFGQAIHAVLQRAHTHLAATGEQRPIEDILHDFEIQLQQSRLGESTFEQQLEKGSAVLQAYLAKNYHTFKVNQKAERNFYSQNILVNGAKLTGAIDLMEIDKTAKAVVVTDYKTGKGMTSWQGKTDFDKIKLHKYKQQLMFYKILVEESRDFAGYKVNQGVLEFVEPSESGDLYKLEFNFDELELENFKKLITAIWQKIINLDFVDTSKFEPTYKGILEFEKSLIDP, from the coding sequence ATGTCACAATTCGACCAATTGTTAAAGGCGTTAAATCCTGCTCAGCGCGAAGCTGTTGAAACCATTGAGGGACCAGTTTTAGTAGTTGCCGGCCCTGGCACAGGTAAAACTCAGCTTTTAAGCATGCGAGCGGCAGCAATTGTTAAGAACACCGACGCACTGCCTAGCAACATTTTATGCTTAACTTTTACAGAATCTGCGGCGGTGGCCATGCAACAACGCTTGGTCAAAATTATGGGATCTGAGGGTAATCGTGTAGCTATTCATACCTTCCATAGCTTTGGAACAGAAATTATTAACCAAAACCCTGAATATTTTTATGGTGGGGCTAACTTTACGCCTGCCGATGACATGACAAGCTATGAGCTACTCGAAGAAATCTTTAGTCAACTATCTCACAGTAACCCGTTATCCAAGACCATTAACGGCGAGTTCGCGGCAATTAAAGACGTTCAGCAAGCAATCTCGCACTTAAAAAAAGCAGGGCTTTTACCCGACGAGCTGGCGGCGATCTTAAACAGCAACGACACATGGTGCGATAAAGCTGAACCAAAAATCACCCAAATATTTCAAGATAAACGTCTTAGCAAGAAAGATTTTCCACTGATCGAAAAGCTCATGCAAGAGCTCCAGAATTTAACCCCGGAACGTACCGAAAAACTTTATGGTTTTGGCGATCTAGCCACACTTTGCTACAACAGCTTAGCTGCAGCCTATGATCAGGCTCTGGCTACTGGTAAGACCACAGCAATTACTGCTTGGCGCAATTCTTGGTGCGAAAAAAACGGCCAGGGAAAGTTGGTTTTAAAAGATCGCAAACAAAATAAAAAACTACATGCTCTGGCAAAAATTTACGACGAATATCGCAAAAAAATGGTCGAAAACCAACTGTTCGATTTTGATGACATGGTCAGCAACGTAGGCCACACCTTGGAGCAAAACCCAGAGCTCAGATTCGCCTTACAAGAGCAATATCTATACATCATGGTCGACGAGTTCCAGGACACAAACGGTGCCCAGCTCCGATTACTAGAAACCTTAGCCGATAGCCCAGTTAACGAAGGTCGCCCAAACATTTTGGCAGTAGGCGATGATGACCAAGCAATTTACGCATTTCAGGGAGCAGAGCTCAGTAACATTATTGACTTTACTAATCGCTGGCGCAACGTAAAAATCATAACTTTAACCGACAACTACCGATCGACAACGCAAATTTTAGGTCATGCACGAACAGTTATTAAACAGGGCAATAATCGCCTTGAGACCACTTTGCAGAATATAAATAAAGAGCTTAACGCACACAACACCAACCCTACGATTACGCAAATTCACGATTTTACCAGCCCTGACGCCGAACTTAGATGGGTCGCCGAAAGTATTGCCCAAAGAATCAAAAGCGGCACTGAGCCAAACGAGATTGCCGTTTTAGCTCGCAATCACAAACAGCTAGTCAGGCTTGTTCCATTTTTGCGCGCTCAAAACATTAATATTACCTACGAGCGTCGCGATAACATTTTGGACCAGCCTCAAATCCGCGAACTACTCAACCTAGCTGAAACCGTTGTACATTTAGCAGAACAGCGTTTTGACCTGGTGGAGTCACACTTGCCCGAGCTCTTAAGCTATGATTTTTGGAACTTGAAAACAACCGAGCTCTGGAAGCTGTCGATAGACGCATACAAACAAAAACGTTTCTGGCTCGAGATAATGCTAGAGTCTGATGGCAAATTGAAAGAAATTGCCGAATTTTTGATCGTATCGTCACACCAATCGCTTCACGAGCCACTTGATAAAATGTTAGACATTTTAATAGGAGCTCAGGAAATTCAGGTCCCCGATGACAATGATATAGAGCCAGACCGCCAAACTCTAACCGAAGACTACATTTCACCTTACCGAGCGCACTATTTTAACGAGCAACAACTCACCCAACACCCCGCGGAATATCTAAAACTGCTAGCCGATCTACGGACCCTGCGCCGCGCAACAAAGAACTATCGCCCAACTTCGGATCTCAACCTAGCTAACTTGGTAGATCTAATGGGCTTACATCAAAAAACTGGCACACAGATTATAAGCAGTGGGCAGCATTCAGAGACTAAAAACAACGTAACTTTAATGACCGCACATAAATCAAAGGGCTTGGAGTTTGACACGGTTTACGTAATTAACTGCCAAGATGAAATTTGGGGACGAAAAACACGCCACCGAAACAGTAGCGTAAACTTTCCGCATAATATGCCGATCAAACCCGCAGGCACCAGCTACGATGATTCGCTTCGGCTTTTCTTTGTGGCAATGACTAGAGCTAAACACCACTTAAACCTTAGCTGGTACGCGGCCGATGGCAACGGTAAACAGAGTTCATTGGCGGAATTTTTGCACCAGAATACCTTAGAATGCTGCCAACACACAGACGACGAGAAAGCTGAGTTCTCCTTATTAACCCCGGGCTGGGAACAACGCTGGCTTGGCGCCGATCACGCAACTCAACAAGATTTACTTGCACCAGTGCTGGAAAAGTACAAACTTAGTGCAACTCACTTAAATAATTTTATAGATGTCACTCGTGGGGGACCACAAGCGTTTTTGCTGCAAAATTTATTGCGCTTCCCGCAGGCGATGACCCCAAGCCAGGTCTTTGGACAGGCTATTCACGCGGTTTTGCAACGCGCGCACACTCACTTAGCCGCGACCGGAGAACAACGCCCGATCGAAGACATTCTGCACGATTTCGAAATTCAACTTCAACAGTCACGTCTTGGGGAATCCACGTTTGAACAGCAGCTTGAAAAGGGTAGTGCAGTTCTACAAGCTTATTTGGCAAAAAATTACCATACTTTTAAGGTTAATCAAAAAGCGGAGCGCAACTTTTACAGCCAAAATATTCTGGTTAATGGCGCTAAACTAACCGGCGCAATCGATTTAATGGAAATCGACAAAACAGCTAAAGCCGTAGTCGTAACGGATTACAAGACTGGTAAAGGCATGACTAGCTGGCAGGGCAAAACTGACTTCGACAAAATAAAATTACATAAATACAAACAGCAGCTCATGTTCTATAAAATTTTGGTCGAGGAATCCCGCGACTTCGCAGGTTACAAAGTTAACCAAGGTGTGTTGGAATTTGTGGAACCATCGGAAAGCGGTGATCTATACAAGCTTGAATTCAACTTCGATGAGCTTGAACTTGAAAACTTTAAAAAGCTAATTACTGCAATTTGGCAAAAAATTATAAATTTGGATTTTGTAGATACGTCAAAGTTTGAGCCAACTTACAAAGGCATTTTGGAATTTGAAAAGAGTTTAATAGATCCTTAA
- a CDS encoding tRNA-dihydrouridine synthase, producing the protein MNFWQNLPKPFFVLAPMDAVTDTVFRHVVAKAAPPDVYFTEFTNTAAFYSEFGRKSTETRLLFTSDEQPMVAQIWGTNPEHYAFMAKNLAKMGFAGIDINMGCPAKDVVKTGACSALIENPELAAKLIAAAKEGGLPVSVKTRIGFKTRKTEEWISFLLNQDLAALTVHGRIQKDMSIPPADWDEIAKAVKMRDKIAPQTLIIGNGDVLSKQHGIELAKKTGVDGIMIGRGVFTNPYCFEELPTEHSRQELLELLKFHLDLYEKTWQGRKMPFAPLKRFFKIYVRDFDGAVDLRVSLMETKNIDEVRQILAKI; encoded by the coding sequence ATGAACTTCTGGCAAAATTTACCGAAGCCTTTTTTTGTGCTCGCACCAATGGACGCCGTAACAGACACGGTTTTTAGACATGTTGTAGCAAAAGCAGCTCCGCCAGATGTTTACTTTACCGAGTTCACAAACACTGCGGCGTTTTATAGTGAGTTTGGACGCAAAAGCACTGAAACCAGACTGTTGTTTACTTCTGACGAACAGCCAATGGTCGCGCAAATTTGGGGCACAAACCCAGAGCACTACGCATTTATGGCCAAAAATTTAGCCAAAATGGGATTTGCCGGGATTGATATTAACATGGGGTGTCCAGCAAAGGATGTTGTAAAAACCGGCGCGTGCTCGGCCTTGATCGAGAACCCTGAGCTGGCCGCTAAACTCATCGCCGCAGCAAAGGAAGGTGGTTTGCCAGTAAGCGTAAAAACTCGCATAGGTTTTAAAACTCGCAAAACCGAAGAATGGATCAGCTTTTTATTAAACCAAGATCTTGCGGCGCTAACCGTTCATGGGCGTATCCAAAAAGATATGAGCATTCCACCAGCAGACTGGGACGAAATTGCCAAAGCCGTAAAAATGAGAGACAAAATAGCTCCGCAAACTTTAATAATTGGTAATGGCGATGTCTTAAGCAAGCAGCACGGTATTGAGCTCGCCAAAAAAACTGGGGTGGATGGAATAATGATCGGACGTGGCGTTTTTACAAACCCATATTGCTTCGAGGAGTTACCCACCGAGCATAGCAGACAAGAACTTTTAGAATTACTGAAATTCCACTTGGATTTATATGAAAAAACTTGGCAGGGCCGTAAGATGCCTTTTGCACCACTAAAACGGTTCTTTAAGATTTACGTTCGTGACTTTGACGGCGCGGTCGATTTGCGCGTTTCGCTAATGGAAACAAAAAATATAGATGAAGTTCGTCAGATTTTAGCAAAAATCTAG
- a CDS encoding SulP family inorganic anion transporter — protein MFEKVKKSLASRFHDVVKYKKQWLWPDLGAGLTVGIVALPLSLALAIAVGVPPILGLYTAAVAGLSSAFFAGSPYSVSGPAAAMVPILAVAIQEHGLNNLPFITILAGIFLGIFAVLGIGKLIRKIPEPIVLGFTIGVAVVIFMGQLNSFLGLTGLAGHDEFVGKVYETLSHIGATNLASLAIGALTLLAIVFLPKVPVIGKIPSTLIAVTGATVAVATLPFLNGVATLGSVYGALQLGLPPFIGGDLDFSKLLDFNLWPAALEIAALIAIESLLCALVADRITKSSHRSGQELAAQGIANISSALFGGIPATAVIARTGTNIKNGAKSRLASIIHALVVIIFLVALAPVAALIPLTALSAVLIVTAYKIAEIKEVRHFVLTKGWRLATVLLTTMILTIFIDLVVGVGTGLIAYFILIVAPNLLDSELGHRIKRQFAFAKVKIKR, from the coding sequence ATGTTCGAAAAAGTTAAAAAAAGTCTTGCGTCACGTTTTCATGATGTTGTTAAATATAAAAAACAATGGCTCTGGCCCGATCTTGGTGCAGGGTTAACAGTTGGGATAGTGGCTTTGCCATTGTCGTTGGCTTTAGCGATTGCGGTTGGCGTACCTCCGATATTGGGTCTTTATACAGCTGCAGTTGCGGGCTTAAGCTCGGCTTTTTTTGCGGGTTCGCCGTATAGTGTATCGGGTCCGGCAGCTGCAATGGTACCAATTTTAGCAGTTGCGATCCAAGAGCATGGCCTAAACAACCTACCTTTTATTACGATTTTGGCAGGTATATTTTTGGGCATTTTTGCAGTCTTAGGGATCGGCAAACTTATTCGTAAAATTCCCGAGCCTATCGTGCTTGGTTTTACAATCGGTGTGGCGGTTGTGATTTTTATGGGCCAACTAAACAGCTTTTTAGGGTTAACGGGCCTAGCTGGTCACGACGAATTTGTTGGTAAGGTTTATGAAACACTTAGTCACATTGGCGCTACTAACCTGGCCTCCCTTGCCATTGGCGCACTAACTCTTTTAGCAATTGTGTTTTTGCCGAAGGTTCCAGTTATTGGTAAAATCCCATCAACTCTTATAGCTGTAACAGGCGCAACCGTGGCAGTGGCTACACTACCGTTTCTTAATGGCGTTGCAACCTTGGGTAGCGTGTACGGTGCTTTACAGCTTGGTCTACCTCCGTTTATTGGTGGTGATTTGGACTTTTCAAAACTGTTAGATTTTAATTTATGGCCTGCCGCTCTCGAGATTGCCGCACTGATTGCCATAGAGAGCTTGCTCTGCGCTTTAGTTGCTGACCGCATCACTAAAAGTAGTCACCGCTCAGGACAAGAGCTTGCAGCGCAAGGGATAGCTAATATTAGCTCGGCCCTATTCGGCGGAATCCCAGCTACCGCCGTTATCGCCCGCACTGGCACTAACATTAAAAACGGTGCAAAAAGCCGCCTTGCATCTATAATCCACGCCTTGGTTGTGATTATATTCTTAGTGGCGCTCGCTCCTGTTGCGGCACTTATTCCCTTGACTGCTTTAAGTGCCGTACTGATTGTTACGGCCTACAAAATTGCCGAGATTAAAGAAGTTCGTCACTTCGTCTTAACAAAAGGCTGGCGCCTCGCTACTGTTCTACTTACCACAATGATCTTAACGATCTTTATTGATTTAGTAGTTGGTGTAGGTACCGGCTTGATTGCTTACTTTATTTTGATTGTCGCGCCTAATCTGCTTGATTCAGAGCTTGGTCACAGAATCAAAAGACAGTTTGCGTTCGCCAAGGTTAAAATCAAACGCTAG
- the atpC gene encoding ATP synthase F1 subunit epsilon, translated as MRLQLVTLDGVKFDKDVYQVILPTATGAIAVFDNHEPLVTVAVPGVITIVDKAGDSAQVYEHFASEGGIVEIKSHELRILVDEALHSSEIIEEESRKALELAQKLKDEAKDRISLAHAQTLVDRETLRLKVAELRRHRRIK; from the coding sequence ATGCGTTTGCAGCTTGTAACGCTCGACGGTGTTAAGTTTGATAAAGATGTTTATCAAGTGATTTTGCCGACAGCAACGGGGGCGATTGCCGTTTTTGATAACCACGAGCCGCTAGTAACTGTGGCTGTGCCGGGTGTAATCACGATTGTAGATAAAGCGGGAGACTCCGCTCAGGTTTACGAGCATTTTGCGTCCGAAGGCGGGATCGTCGAAATTAAGTCGCACGAGCTTAGAATTTTGGTTGACGAAGCCCTCCACAGCAGCGAAATAATCGAAGAAGAATCACGCAAGGCTCTAGAGCTAGCTCAAAAATTAAAAGATGAGGCTAAAGATCGGATTTCGCTAGCTCACGCTCAGACTTTAGTTGATCGCGAAACACTACGCCTTAAAGTGGCCGAGCTTCGCAGACATCGTCGGATAAAATAA
- the atpD gene encoding F0F1 ATP synthase subunit beta — MNKSADGRVAQIVGVVVDVEFKKGELPAINDALKTSVADRELILEVAQHLSESTVRTIALGGTDGLKRGDKVEQTGAPISVPVGAQTLGRMFDVTGNPIDGKDGKFSTVAPIHKQPPAFVDQSGKTEILETGIKVIDLICPITKGGKVGLFGGAGVGKTVIVKELINNIAKFHSGQSVFAGVGERTREGNDLYYEMEEANVLDKTAMVFGQMNEPPGARLRVALSGLTMAEEFRDQGKDVLLFIDNIFRFTQAGSEVSALLGRLPSAVGYQPNLQQEMGALQERITSTKKGSITSIQAVYVPADDLTDPAPATTFSHLDSTIVLNRALTEIGIYPAVDPLDSNSTILDPEVVGEEHYTIAREVQATLQRYKDLQDIIAILGMEELSEEDKKTVARARRLQRFLSQPMHVAEIFTGDPGVYVKLKDTLRSFREILDGKHDDKPESAFYMKGSIDEVK, encoded by the coding sequence ATGAATAAATCAGCAGACGGAAGAGTTGCGCAGATTGTGGGAGTGGTTGTTGACGTAGAATTTAAAAAAGGCGAACTTCCGGCAATTAATGACGCTCTAAAAACTAGTGTAGCCGACAGAGAACTAATTTTAGAAGTTGCCCAGCACTTAAGCGAGTCAACCGTTCGCACGATCGCTTTAGGTGGAACAGATGGTTTAAAACGCGGCGATAAAGTTGAACAAACTGGCGCTCCGATTAGCGTTCCGGTTGGCGCGCAAACTTTGGGTCGCATGTTTGATGTAACTGGCAATCCGATCGACGGTAAAGACGGTAAATTCAGCACTGTGGCACCAATACACAAACAGCCACCCGCCTTTGTTGATCAATCTGGTAAAACCGAGATTCTTGAGACCGGTATTAAAGTTATCGATCTAATCTGCCCAATTACTAAAGGTGGTAAGGTCGGGCTTTTTGGTGGTGCTGGTGTTGGTAAAACTGTTATCGTAAAAGAACTAATTAACAACATTGCTAAATTCCACAGTGGTCAATCAGTTTTTGCTGGTGTTGGTGAGCGAACCCGCGAGGGCAACGACCTTTACTACGAGATGGAAGAAGCTAATGTGCTCGATAAAACCGCGATGGTATTTGGCCAGATGAACGAGCCGCCAGGTGCGCGTTTGCGCGTTGCTTTGAGCGGTTTAACAATGGCCGAGGAATTCCGCGATCAAGGTAAAGATGTGCTTTTGTTTATCGACAACATCTTCCGCTTTACCCAGGCCGGATCAGAGGTTTCTGCCCTGCTTGGTCGTTTGCCGAGCGCTGTGGGTTATCAGCCGAACTTACAGCAAGAAATGGGTGCTTTGCAAGAGCGAATTACCTCTACTAAAAAAGGTTCAATTACCTCGATCCAGGCTGTTTACGTACCAGCCGACGACTTAACTGACCCAGCGCCAGCTACTACATTCTCTCACCTTGATTCGACTATTGTTTTGAATCGCGCCTTGACCGAAATTGGTATTTATCCTGCGGTTGACCCACTCGATAGCAACTCGACAATCCTTGACCCAGAAGTCGTTGGTGAAGAGCACTACACAATCGCACGCGAAGTTCAGGCAACTTTACAGCGCTACAAAGATTTGCAAGATATTATTGCAATCTTGGGCATGGAAGAATTAAGCGAAGAAGACAAAAAAACTGTAGCCCGTGCCCGCCGTTTGCAACGGTTCTTGAGTCAGCCAATGCACGTTGCCGAAATTTTTACCGGCGACCCAGGCGTTTACGTTAAGCTAAAAGACACCTTGCGATCTTTCCGCGAAATTTTAGATGGTAAGCACGACGACAAACCAGAAAGCGCCTTTTACATGAAGGGCAGCATCGACGAGGTTAAATAA
- the atpG gene encoding ATP synthase F1 subunit gamma, whose amino-acid sequence MASVQQIKRRITSVKSTRQITKAMQLVAASKLRRAQTAAEQPRVYSETARHLLAQLKQQTDQNAHAFFKERPIKNRTLIVITSDRGLAGAYNSNVLKKLVEQLKKDSASGVKTKLFLVGRQAAKFVARLKDIEVSGVFQDVTEAAHRNELRALISGAFDAFNADQTDSVEIVYTHFISTVTQQVRIKQLLPITKPETEEKFTPIEFEPSVGFVLDQTVLRLIEVQVFQAMLDGFASEHSMRMLAMKNATDNAGELADDLTLVYNNARQAGITQELAEITGGAEAMK is encoded by the coding sequence ATGGCTTCGGTCCAGCAAATTAAACGTCGAATTACTTCGGTAAAAAGTACTCGCCAAATTACCAAGGCGATGCAACTTGTTGCTGCAAGTAAGCTGCGACGTGCGCAAACTGCTGCAGAACAGCCTCGCGTTTATAGTGAAACCGCGCGCCACCTGCTAGCTCAGTTAAAACAGCAGACTGATCAAAACGCCCACGCTTTTTTTAAGGAGCGTCCAATCAAAAACCGCACTTTGATAGTTATAACAAGTGATCGCGGTTTAGCCGGAGCATATAATTCGAATGTACTTAAGAAACTGGTAGAACAGCTTAAAAAAGACAGTGCCTCGGGTGTTAAGACTAAGTTGTTTTTGGTAGGTCGTCAGGCTGCTAAGTTTGTTGCGCGCCTAAAAGACATAGAAGTTTCTGGCGTTTTTCAGGATGTAACCGAGGCTGCGCATCGCAATGAACTTCGTGCTTTAATTTCGGGTGCTTTCGACGCTTTTAACGCTGATCAAACGGATTCAGTCGAGATTGTATATACTCATTTTATAAGCACCGTCACTCAACAAGTTCGCATTAAGCAGTTGTTGCCTATCACAAAACCCGAAACCGAAGAAAAATTTACGCCTATTGAATTTGAGCCGTCGGTTGGTTTTGTGCTCGATCAAACCGTTCTGCGACTTATCGAGGTTCAAGTTTTTCAAGCTATGCTAGACGGTTTTGCTTCGGAGCATTCAATGCGAATGCTGGCTATGAAAAATGCCACCGACAATGCCGGAGAACTTGCAGACGATCTGACCTTGGTATACAACAACGCCCGCCAAGCTGGAATTACCCAAGAACTTGCCGAAATCACCGGTGGTGCCGAGGCTATGAAATAA
- the atpA gene encoding F0F1 ATP synthase subunit alpha — translation MINVKELSAELQASIEGLKQQKGLEEVGIITRIGDGVAWVYGLTACGFNEVLEIEGSDGSTVSAFALNLMEDEIGAVILGNDALVSAGAKVKLSGSVLKVPVGPELLGRVVDPLGRPLDGAGPVKAKEQGLVERSAPGVIARKSVHEPLMTGILSIDATTPIGRGQRELIIGDRQTGKTAIAIDTMINQAKQKTGVINVYVAIGQKMSKVSRLVERLKAEGVMDQTIVVATSPSDPASLLYLAPYAGTAMAEYFRDNKQHALIIYDDLSKHAAAYRQMSLLLRRPPGREAYPGDVFYLHSRLLERSAKLSDKLGAGSLTALPIIETQAGDISAYIPTNVISITDGQIFLEGSLFYQGIRPAISVGLSVSRVGGAAQTKAVKSVSGGLKLSLAQFRELAAFAQFSTDLDAETKQRIERGQRLTELLKQKQYQPLSVAEQTASLIAADGGAFDACPTDRIKDAQASLLSKLHADHKKMMDELDKGDKPSDDVKEKIMKLGRQIAESFAEGATK, via the coding sequence ATGATTAATGTAAAAGAATTGTCGGCTGAGCTGCAGGCTTCGATCGAAGGCTTAAAGCAGCAAAAAGGCCTAGAAGAGGTTGGAATTATCACTCGCATCGGTGACGGTGTGGCCTGGGTTTATGGCTTAACTGCTTGTGGCTTTAACGAAGTGCTCGAGATTGAAGGTTCTGACGGTTCAACTGTTAGTGCTTTTGCCCTAAACTTAATGGAGGACGAGATCGGAGCTGTAATTTTAGGCAACGATGCGCTTGTGTCGGCTGGTGCAAAAGTAAAACTCAGCGGCTCGGTACTTAAAGTCCCTGTTGGGCCAGAGCTTTTGGGTCGTGTTGTAGACCCGCTTGGTCGTCCGCTTGACGGAGCTGGCCCTGTTAAGGCTAAGGAACAAGGCCTTGTCGAACGTTCTGCTCCAGGAGTGATTGCACGCAAAAGCGTACATGAACCTTTGATGACTGGAATTTTGTCGATCGATGCCACCACCCCTATTGGCCGCGGGCAACGCGAGCTTATTATTGGCGACCGCCAAACCGGAAAGACTGCGATTGCAATTGACACGATGATCAATCAGGCTAAACAAAAAACTGGCGTTATAAACGTTTACGTTGCAATTGGTCAAAAAATGAGTAAGGTTAGCCGCCTTGTAGAACGCTTGAAGGCTGAAGGCGTTATGGATCAAACCATCGTGGTCGCCACTAGCCCGTCTGATCCGGCTTCGCTTTTATATTTGGCGCCCTATGCCGGAACCGCTATGGCAGAATATTTCCGCGACAACAAACAGCACGCGTTAATAATTTACGATGATTTAAGTAAGCATGCGGCAGCTTACCGCCAAATGTCACTGCTTCTTCGCCGCCCGCCAGGACGCGAAGCCTACCCCGGTGACGTTTTTTACTTGCACTCTCGCCTACTTGAGCGATCAGCAAAACTTAGCGATAAACTTGGTGCGGGCTCGCTTACTGCTTTGCCGATTATCGAAACTCAAGCTGGCGACATTAGCGCCTACATCCCGACTAACGTAATCTCGATTACCGACGGTCAGATCTTTTTGGAAGGCTCGCTATTCTACCAAGGTATTCGCCCAGCCATCTCGGTTGGTTTGTCGGTTTCGCGTGTGGGTGGCGCTGCACAAACTAAGGCTGTTAAATCTGTCTCGGGTGGCCTTAAGTTGTCGCTTGCGCAGTTCCGTGAGCTAGCCGCCTTTGCGCAGTTCAGTACTGATCTTGATGCTGAAACTAAGCAACGTATCGAGCGCGGGCAACGCTTGACCGAATTATTAAAGCAAAAACAGTACCAACCTTTGAGTGTCGCTGAACAAACTGCAAGCCTAATTGCAGCTGATGGCGGCGCGTTTGACGCATGTCCTACTGATCGTATTAAAGACGCTCAGGCTTCCCTACTTTCTAAATTACACGCAGATCATAAAAAAATGATGGACGAGCTCGATAAGGGCGATAAGCCATCTGATGATGTAAAAGAAAAGATCATGAAGCTTGGGCGTCAAATCGCCGAGAGCTTTGCTGAAGGGGCAACAAAATAA
- a CDS encoding F0F1 ATP synthase subunit delta, producing the protein MKISRRRLAKEVVRALQSTPEHKGELIQQLAAHLLVNKKANQADLLMLDIANELEESQGQLVATVSSARPLSDASKVAVVAKLKKQTGAKNVELNEELKPELIGGIVVRTPKYELDSSVKRQLNQIAAKGVN; encoded by the coding sequence ATGAAAATATCTCGTCGACGTTTAGCTAAAGAGGTTGTGAGAGCTTTACAAAGCACCCCTGAACACAAAGGAGAGCTGATCCAACAACTAGCTGCTCACCTTTTGGTTAACAAAAAAGCCAACCAGGCGGATCTGTTAATGCTTGACATAGCAAATGAACTCGAAGAGTCCCAAGGTCAGCTTGTGGCGACAGTGAGTTCGGCTCGTCCGCTCTCGGACGCTAGCAAAGTTGCAGTAGTCGCCAAGCTTAAAAAACAGACTGGCGCCAAAAATGTTGAGCTAAACGAAGAGCTAAAACCGGAGCTAATTGGCGGGATTGTCGTTCGCACCCCAAAATACGAACTTGATTCAAGTGTAAAAAGGCAGCTTAATCAAATTGCCGCTAAAGGAGTTAATTAA